A single Thiohalobacter thiocyanaticus DNA region contains:
- a CDS encoding penicillin-binding protein 1A — MQFQVPLRIYSADDQLIAEYGEKRRIPVTYEQLPQPLIQAFLAAEDDRFFKHPGVDYQGLLRAAFELLRTGEKRQGGSTITMQVARNFFLSSEKTYLRKLTEIFLALKIERELSKQQILELYLNKIYLGQRAYGVGAAAQIYYGVPLEELSLAQMAMIAGLPKAPSRDNPVSNPLRAEQRRTYVLGRMYTLGHIDAEQYRQALTAPISARVHARSSELEAAYVAEMVRAHMVERYGEGAYTEGYQVRTTLDSSRQRAASRALRAALMEYDQRHGYRGAEGRVSLPETAPAEAAYEALDDYGTLAGLAPAVVLALEEQAFTALLADGREVTVAWDGIEWARSYLSHDRRGKAPTAAADVVQPGDIVRLQEAGAGWRLAQLPAVEGALVSLRPDDGAILALVGGLDYFRSKFNRAVQARRQPGSSFKPFIYSAALDKGFTAATIINDAPVVFDDPGLEAHWRPENYSGRFYGPTRLREALTHSRNLVSIRLLQDIGVRYAIDFVKRYGFEADQLPANLSLALGSGSVTPLQMARGYAVFANGGYRIEPYFIERILDADGETVYQARPPTVCRDCAAGDGGEDAAEAGPAPEGIDAVLVGPPEPPPPPRAERVLEPRNSWLMNSLLQDVVKRGTGRRALQLGRGDLRGKTGTTNDQRDAWFCGFVPGLVSIAWVGFDELEPLGRGETGGRAALPMWIDYMRSALEGIPEQRRDPPSGLVTVRIDPVTGLLAPSGRDGAIFETFRQEQVPTRYSRQDAVSEDGGDPQAETVEPLF; from the coding sequence GTGCAATTCCAGGTGCCGCTGCGGATCTACAGCGCCGATGACCAGCTGATCGCCGAGTACGGCGAGAAACGGCGGATTCCGGTGACCTACGAACAGCTGCCGCAGCCGTTGATCCAGGCCTTCCTGGCCGCCGAGGACGACCGTTTCTTCAAGCATCCCGGGGTGGACTATCAGGGTCTGCTGCGGGCCGCGTTCGAGTTGCTGCGCACCGGCGAGAAGCGCCAGGGCGGCAGCACCATCACCATGCAGGTGGCGCGCAACTTCTTTCTCAGCAGTGAAAAGACCTATCTGCGCAAGCTCACCGAGATCTTTCTGGCGCTGAAGATCGAGCGCGAGTTGTCCAAGCAGCAGATCCTGGAACTGTATCTGAACAAGATCTATCTCGGTCAGCGCGCCTACGGGGTGGGGGCGGCGGCGCAGATCTACTATGGCGTGCCACTGGAGGAATTGAGCCTGGCGCAGATGGCGATGATCGCGGGCCTGCCCAAGGCGCCGTCGCGCGACAATCCGGTGTCCAACCCGCTGCGGGCCGAGCAGCGCCGCACCTATGTGCTGGGGCGGATGTATACCCTGGGCCATATCGACGCCGAGCAGTACCGCCAGGCCCTGACCGCGCCGATCAGTGCCCGGGTGCATGCCCGATCCAGTGAGCTGGAGGCCGCCTATGTGGCCGAGATGGTCCGCGCACACATGGTCGAGCGCTATGGGGAAGGGGCCTATACCGAGGGCTACCAGGTGCGGACCACCCTGGATTCGAGCCGCCAGCGGGCCGCGAGCCGGGCATTGCGAGCGGCGCTGATGGAATACGACCAGCGCCACGGCTACCGCGGTGCCGAAGGGCGGGTGAGTCTGCCGGAGACGGCACCGGCCGAGGCGGCATACGAGGCGCTCGACGACTACGGCACACTGGCCGGGCTGGCCCCGGCGGTGGTGCTGGCGCTGGAGGAGCAGGCCTTCACGGCCCTGCTCGCGGATGGCCGCGAGGTGACAGTGGCGTGGGACGGCATCGAATGGGCCCGGTCCTATCTCAGTCATGACCGCCGTGGCAAGGCCCCGACGGCTGCGGCCGATGTGGTTCAGCCGGGTGACATCGTGCGCCTGCAGGAAGCCGGGGCGGGCTGGCGGCTGGCGCAGCTGCCCGCGGTCGAGGGCGCGCTGGTTTCGCTGCGGCCCGATGACGGCGCCATCCTGGCCCTGGTCGGCGGTCTGGATTACTTCCGCTCCAAGTTCAATCGCGCGGTCCAGGCCCGGCGCCAGCCCGGTTCGAGCTTCAAGCCCTTCATCTATTCCGCCGCCCTGGACAAGGGCTTCACCGCCGCCACCATCATCAACGACGCACCGGTGGTGTTCGACGATCCGGGCCTGGAGGCGCACTGGCGGCCGGAGAACTACAGCGGCCGCTTCTACGGCCCGACCCGTCTGCGCGAGGCACTGACCCACTCGCGCAACCTGGTCTCGATCCGGCTGCTGCAGGATATCGGTGTGCGTTATGCCATCGACTTCGTGAAACGCTACGGCTTCGAGGCCGACCAATTGCCCGCCAACCTGTCCCTGGCCCTGGGCAGCGGCAGCGTGACCCCGCTGCAGATGGCGCGCGGCTATGCCGTGTTCGCCAACGGTGGCTATCGCATCGAACCCTATTTCATCGAGCGCATCCTGGATGCCGACGGCGAGACGGTGTACCAGGCTCGTCCGCCGACGGTGTGCCGGGACTGCGCAGCCGGGGACGGGGGCGAGGACGCGGCTGAGGCCGGGCCGGCGCCGGAGGGCATCGATGCCGTTCTGGTCGGTCCGCCCGAACCGCCGCCCCCGCCCCGGGCCGAACGGGTGCTGGAGCCGCGCAACAGCTGGTTGATGAACAGCCTGCTGCAGGACGTGGTCAAGCGCGGCACCGGCCGCCGGGCGCTGCAGCTGGGCCGCGGGGATCTGCGCGGCAAGACCGGCACCACCAATGACCAGCGCGACGCCTGGTTCTGCGGCTTCGTCCCCGGGCTGGTCAGCATTGCCTGGGTCGGCTTCGACGAACTGGAACCCCTGGGTCGGGGCGAGACCGGCGGCCGCGCCGCCCTGCCGATGTGGATCGACTACATGCGCAGCGCGCTCGAGGGCATACCCGAACAGCGCCGGGATCCGCCGTCCGGGCTGGTGACGGTGCGCATCGATCCGGTTACCGGCCTGCTGGCGCCGAGCGGCCGGGACGGTGCCATCTTCGAGACCTTCCGCCAGGAGCAGGTGCCGACCCGCTACAGCCGCCAGGATGCGGTCAGTGAAGACGGGGGCGATCCGCAGGCCGAAACGGTTGAGCCGTTGTTCTAG
- a CDS encoding malic enzyme-like NAD(P)-binding protein produces the protein MSRDYRERALAYHAEPRPGKIAIEVTKPCNSQDDLALAYTPGVAEPVREIARDPHNAFRYTAKGNLVAVITDGTAVLGLGNVGPLAGKPVMEGKGVLFKRFANIDVFDIEVDAPATEDFIDTVARIAPTFGGINLEDIAAPRCFEIERTLIERLNIPVFHDDQHGTAIIIAAGLLNALEIQGKSLPEADIVCVGAGAAGIASMDLLLALGADRKRILLVDRQGVIHSGREDLNPYKQAYAVETDRRSLADAMQGADVFIGVSGPDILSPEMLASMAARPIVFALSNPDPEIRPEVALEVRDDMIMATGRSDYPNQVNNVLGFPFIFRGTLDVHAREINQQMKIAAVAALCALTREPVHPDVLKAYNLDRLEFGPDYIIPKPLDPRLIDFVPPAIARAAVDSGAAREPYPSHYPEPPKIGVT, from the coding sequence ATGTCCCGCGACTACAGAGAACGCGCCCTGGCCTATCACGCCGAACCCCGGCCGGGAAAGATCGCCATCGAGGTCACCAAGCCCTGCAACAGCCAGGATGACCTGGCCCTGGCCTACACCCCGGGCGTGGCCGAGCCGGTGCGCGAGATCGCGCGCGACCCGCACAACGCCTTCCGCTACACCGCCAAGGGCAACCTGGTGGCGGTGATCACCGACGGCACCGCGGTACTGGGACTGGGCAATGTAGGGCCGCTGGCCGGCAAGCCGGTGATGGAGGGCAAGGGGGTGCTGTTCAAGCGCTTCGCCAACATCGACGTGTTCGACATCGAGGTCGATGCGCCGGCCACGGAGGATTTCATCGACACTGTCGCCCGCATCGCGCCGACCTTCGGCGGCATCAACCTGGAGGACATCGCCGCGCCGCGCTGCTTCGAGATCGAGCGCACCCTGATCGAGCGGCTCAATATCCCGGTCTTCCACGACGACCAGCACGGCACCGCCATCATCATCGCCGCCGGCCTGCTCAACGCGCTGGAGATTCAGGGCAAGTCGCTGCCCGAAGCCGATATCGTCTGCGTCGGCGCCGGCGCGGCCGGCATCGCCTCCATGGACCTGCTGCTGGCACTGGGCGCCGACCGCAAGCGCATCCTGCTGGTTGACCGCCAGGGCGTCATTCACAGCGGCCGCGAGGATCTCAACCCCTACAAGCAGGCCTATGCAGTGGAGACCGACAGGCGCAGTCTGGCCGACGCCATGCAGGGCGCCGATGTGTTCATCGGGGTATCGGGGCCGGATATCCTGAGCCCGGAGATGCTGGCCAGCATGGCCGCGCGGCCGATCGTGTTCGCCCTGTCCAATCCCGACCCCGAGATCCGGCCTGAGGTCGCCCTCGAGGTGCGCGACGACATGATCATGGCCACCGGGCGCAGCGACTACCCCAACCAGGTGAACAATGTACTGGGCTTCCCGTTCATCTTCCGTGGCACGCTGGACGTGCATGCGCGCGAGATCAACCAGCAGATGAAGATCGCTGCCGTGGCGGCATTGTGCGCCCTGACGCGCGAGCCGGTGCACCCCGATGTGCTCAAGGCCTACAACCTGGACCGGCTGGAATTCGGACCGGACTACATCATCCCCAAACCACTGGACCCGCGCCTGATCGACTTCGTCCCGCCGGCCATCGCCCGTGCCGCGGTCGACTCCGGCGCGGCGCGCGAGCCCTATCCCTCACATTATCCCGAGCCGCCGAAGATCGGCGTGACCTGA
- a CDS encoding M48 family metalloprotease, with translation MLTLLPRLPLLILTLLLAGPTLLAGCATNPVTGDKDLVLMSEEREIALGRELNPQILEQMGRYEDPELQAYVQRVGERLATQSHRPDLVYRFTVLDSPDVNAFALPGGYIYITRGLLAYLNSEAELAAVLGHEIGHVTARHTVRQHSAATVTGILATVIAGSTGVQGAGDLANIAGTALVRGYGREHELEADRLGAEYLARTGYAPGAMLGVIEVLKDQEQFEIRLAEEEGREPRVYHGLFSTHPSNDQRLQEVVHAAEAHTRNGGRIERDAFLQRSDGLVFGDSEAEGIRRGNRFYHAPLDLAISFPSGWKVENLPDRVVATTRSGDGMIQFTMADLNKRIPPRDFLLQRLKLANLEHGEAITHQGMQGYTAIARQDTTKGRLPVRHVVLYRNDKALLFAGAADTSGDPFRYDRLVLETARSFHPLTEAERQLARALRIRVIRAGSSTRMADLARESSIPNHPEAQLRLLNDLYPDGEPAAGNLIKTVP, from the coding sequence GCTGGCCGGACCGACCCTGCTCGCCGGCTGCGCCACCAACCCGGTCACCGGCGACAAGGATCTGGTGCTCATGTCCGAGGAGCGTGAAATCGCCCTGGGGCGGGAACTGAATCCCCAGATCCTGGAGCAGATGGGCCGGTATGAGGACCCCGAACTGCAGGCCTATGTACAGCGCGTCGGCGAGCGGCTGGCCACCCAGAGCCACCGGCCCGATCTCGTCTACCGCTTCACCGTGCTCGACAGCCCGGACGTGAACGCCTTCGCCCTGCCCGGCGGCTATATCTACATCACCCGCGGCCTGCTGGCCTACCTCAACTCCGAGGCCGAACTGGCGGCGGTGCTGGGCCACGAGATCGGCCATGTCACCGCCCGCCACACGGTGCGCCAGCACAGCGCGGCCACCGTCACCGGGATCCTGGCCACGGTGATCGCCGGCAGTACCGGCGTGCAGGGCGCCGGGGACCTGGCCAACATCGCCGGCACCGCCCTGGTGCGCGGCTACGGCCGCGAGCATGAACTGGAAGCCGACCGCCTGGGCGCCGAGTACCTGGCCCGGACCGGCTACGCCCCCGGCGCCATGCTGGGGGTCATCGAGGTACTCAAGGACCAGGAACAGTTCGAGATCCGGCTGGCCGAGGAGGAGGGCCGCGAACCGCGCGTCTACCACGGCCTGTTCTCCACCCATCCCAGCAACGACCAGCGGCTGCAGGAGGTGGTGCATGCCGCCGAGGCGCACACCCGCAACGGCGGCCGCATCGAGCGCGACGCCTTCCTGCAGCGCAGCGACGGGCTGGTCTTCGGTGACAGCGAGGCCGAGGGCATCCGCCGCGGCAACCGCTTCTATCACGCCCCGCTGGACCTGGCCATCAGCTTTCCGTCGGGCTGGAAGGTCGAGAACCTGCCCGACCGGGTCGTGGCCACCACCCGCAGCGGCGACGGCATGATCCAGTTCACCATGGCCGATCTGAACAAGCGCATCCCGCCGCGGGACTTCCTGCTCCAGCGCCTGAAGCTGGCGAACCTGGAACACGGCGAGGCGATCACGCACCAGGGCATGCAGGGCTACACCGCCATCGCCCGCCAGGATACGACCAAAGGCCGGCTGCCGGTGCGCCACGTGGTGCTGTATCGCAACGACAAGGCGCTGCTGTTCGCCGGCGCGGCCGATACCAGCGGCGACCCCTTCCGCTACGACCGCCTGGTACTGGAAACCGCGCGCAGCTTCCACCCCCTGACCGAGGCCGAACGCCAACTGGCCCGTGCCCTGCGCATCCGGGTCATCCGCGCCGGGAGCAGCACCCGTATGGCCGACCTGGCCCGGGAATCCAGCATCCCCAACCATCCCGAGGCGCAGCTGCGACTGCTCAACGACCTCTACCCCGACGGCGAGCCCGCCGCCGGCAACCTGATCAAGACCGTGCCCTGA